A genomic window from Chanodichthys erythropterus isolate Z2021 chromosome 1, ASM2448905v1, whole genome shotgun sequence includes:
- the nocta gene encoding nocturnin isoform X1: MHPARRCSAILHRDLAAVCLSSLGTHTKKPGPLKISSPPASRLSRGVHPPPTRSNSSPVLFGSLQVCQMGSSSSSRLFSTLAQTLSSAALADPHVDPDEYEYEQADPDALLRECEEVLRNRPPRLHRDFVMTRPCSLQNAPLRIMQWNILAQALGEGKDSFVRCPMEALNWSERKYLILEEILTYRPDVLCLQEVDHYFDTFQPVLASLGYQSSFCPKPCSPCLDVHNNNGPDGCALFFNRRRFQLLHTTHLRLSAMMLKTNQVAIVATLRCRLTGRVFCVAVTHLKARSGWEAFRSAQGAHLLQQLRDITTQSYPEMDQENRTRVGDGEEGIPLVVCGDFNAEPSEEVYRRFMTSPLGLDSAYKCLSEDGTTEPPYTSWKIRPSGESCSTLDYIWYSERAFQVDAVLRIPSEEQIGPDRLPSYNYPSDHLSLVCDLSFSQQPHRLM; the protein is encoded by the exons ATGCATCCTGCCCGGCGCTGTTCAGCGATACTCCATCGAGACTTGGCCGCAGTCTGTTTGTCATCACTGGGGACACATACAAAGAAACCCGGTCCACTGAAGATAAGCAGCCCTCCGGCCTCACGACTTTCCAGGGGTGTTCATCCTCCTCCAACCAGGTCCAACTCATCACCCGTTCTTTTCGGTTCTTTACAAG TGTGTCAGATGGGCAGTAGCAGCAGCAGTAGACTCTTCAGTACTCTGGCGCAGACTTTGAGCAGCGCTGCATTGGCAGACCCACATGTGGATCCTGACGAATACGAGTATGAACAGGCTGACCCAGACGCACTGTTGCGTGAATGCGAGGAGGTTTTGAGGAACCGCCCCCCTCGACTGCACAGAGACTTTGTTATGACCAGACCCTGTTCGCTGCAGAACGCACCCCTGCGCATCATGCAGTGGAACATCTTAGCACAAG CTCTGGGTGAAGGAAAGGACAGTTTTGTGCGCTGTCCGATGGAGGCTTTGAACTGGTCTGAGAGGAAATATCTCATACTGGAAGAGATCCTTACCTACAGGCCAGATGTGCTGTGCCTGCAGGAGGTGGACCACTACTTCGACACTTTCCAGCCTGTGCTCGCCAGCTTGGGCTACCAGAGCAGCTTCTGCCCCAAGCCTTGCTCCCCCTGCCTGGATGTTCACAATAACAACGGCCCCGACGGATGCGCTCTGTTCTTCAACCGCCGTCGCTTCCAGCTGCTCCACACCACTCACCTCAGACTCTCCGCCATGATGCTCAAAACCAACCAAGTAGCTATCGTGGCTACGCTTCGCTGCAGACTCACAGGTCGAGTCTTCTGCGTGGCAGTAACGCACCTGAAAGCGCGAAGCGGCTGGGAGGCGTTTCGTAGCGCGCAGGGGGCTCATCTTCTCCAGCAGCTCCGTGATATAACCACACAGTCGTACCCAGAGATGGATCAGGAAAACCGGACTAGGGTTGGGGACGGTGAAGAGGGTATTCCTTTGGTGGTGTGTGGGGATTTCAACGCGGAGCCCAGTGAGGAAGTGTACAGGCGCTTTATGACTTCTCCGCTGGGGCTAGACAGTGCTTACAAGTGTTTGAGTGAGGACGGGACTACAGAGCCACCCTACACCAGCTGGAAAATCCGGCCCAGCGGAGAGAGCTGCTCCACGTTGGACTACATTTGGTACTCGGAAAGAGCGTTCCAGGTGGACGCTGTGCTGAGGATACCGAGTGAAGAGCAGATCGGGCCGGACCGACTTCCCTCATACAATTACCCCTCTGATCATCTGTCACTGGTGTGTGATCTTAGCTTCAGTCAGCAGCCTCATAGGCTCATGTAG
- the nocta gene encoding nocturnin isoform X2, with amino-acid sequence MGSSSSSRLFSTLAQTLSSAALADPHVDPDEYEYEQADPDALLRECEEVLRNRPPRLHRDFVMTRPCSLQNAPLRIMQWNILAQALGEGKDSFVRCPMEALNWSERKYLILEEILTYRPDVLCLQEVDHYFDTFQPVLASLGYQSSFCPKPCSPCLDVHNNNGPDGCALFFNRRRFQLLHTTHLRLSAMMLKTNQVAIVATLRCRLTGRVFCVAVTHLKARSGWEAFRSAQGAHLLQQLRDITTQSYPEMDQENRTRVGDGEEGIPLVVCGDFNAEPSEEVYRRFMTSPLGLDSAYKCLSEDGTTEPPYTSWKIRPSGESCSTLDYIWYSERAFQVDAVLRIPSEEQIGPDRLPSYNYPSDHLSLVCDLSFSQQPHRLM; translated from the exons ATGGGCAGTAGCAGCAGCAGTAGACTCTTCAGTACTCTGGCGCAGACTTTGAGCAGCGCTGCATTGGCAGACCCACATGTGGATCCTGACGAATACGAGTATGAACAGGCTGACCCAGACGCACTGTTGCGTGAATGCGAGGAGGTTTTGAGGAACCGCCCCCCTCGACTGCACAGAGACTTTGTTATGACCAGACCCTGTTCGCTGCAGAACGCACCCCTGCGCATCATGCAGTGGAACATCTTAGCACAAG CTCTGGGTGAAGGAAAGGACAGTTTTGTGCGCTGTCCGATGGAGGCTTTGAACTGGTCTGAGAGGAAATATCTCATACTGGAAGAGATCCTTACCTACAGGCCAGATGTGCTGTGCCTGCAGGAGGTGGACCACTACTTCGACACTTTCCAGCCTGTGCTCGCCAGCTTGGGCTACCAGAGCAGCTTCTGCCCCAAGCCTTGCTCCCCCTGCCTGGATGTTCACAATAACAACGGCCCCGACGGATGCGCTCTGTTCTTCAACCGCCGTCGCTTCCAGCTGCTCCACACCACTCACCTCAGACTCTCCGCCATGATGCTCAAAACCAACCAAGTAGCTATCGTGGCTACGCTTCGCTGCAGACTCACAGGTCGAGTCTTCTGCGTGGCAGTAACGCACCTGAAAGCGCGAAGCGGCTGGGAGGCGTTTCGTAGCGCGCAGGGGGCTCATCTTCTCCAGCAGCTCCGTGATATAACCACACAGTCGTACCCAGAGATGGATCAGGAAAACCGGACTAGGGTTGGGGACGGTGAAGAGGGTATTCCTTTGGTGGTGTGTGGGGATTTCAACGCGGAGCCCAGTGAGGAAGTGTACAGGCGCTTTATGACTTCTCCGCTGGGGCTAGACAGTGCTTACAAGTGTTTGAGTGAGGACGGGACTACAGAGCCACCCTACACCAGCTGGAAAATCCGGCCCAGCGGAGAGAGCTGCTCCACGTTGGACTACATTTGGTACTCGGAAAGAGCGTTCCAGGTGGACGCTGTGCTGAGGATACCGAGTGAAGAGCAGATCGGGCCGGACCGACTTCCCTCATACAATTACCCCTCTGATCATCTGTCACTGGTGTGTGATCTTAGCTTCAGTCAGCAGCCTCATAGGCTCATGTAG
- the elf2a gene encoding ETS-related transcription factor Elf-2a isoform X1 has translation MTSVVIVDGGGNILEYVTGDEEAQQEVCPDGVEPDGEKHCPAVIVEQVNSADLEQCYAAQVLVYDDQNTYLVQDVAEEQVVETELQEMAAVEVSVHDKTIEAAEALLHMDSPASLQGDRSTEELLSEMEVEVRTEDMGPVAKDIVVLQEAEMLKKKKRAGRKPRTPQNCCEGSLDLVYKRKSKDSKGSTTYLWEFLLDLLQDKETCPKYIKWTQKEKGIFKLVDSKAVSKLWGRHKNKPDMNYETMGRALRYYYQRGILSKVEGQRLVYQFKEMPKDIVFIDDDNMDDSIDEGKRETPAASNRSNPKSKGTPVSPTSAVPKIINLSSGQDAFMTVQQSPENMATAPGTVRLAMQVPVLMTTQGQKISTVTVNSPSVRSPILSMPNSVAGGNNAGKMVLQAVPTLVPAQGQSGERITLQLITLPTMPGKPGTPITLSTFSPLTVPTSNAQVLKLAVPSNITTSASTAPATVVTSQPGVTVVPNVQPAMSLQDVTIIKVESPEVSVDQTVNSAAENTPSTQTNPTTTQS, from the exons ATGACCTCTGTGGTGATAGTAGATGGAGGAGGGAATATATTGGAGTATGTCACTGGAGATGAGGAAGCCCAGCAG GAGGTTTGTCCTGATGGGGTGGAGCCTGACGGAGAGAAGCACTGTCCTGCAGTGATAGTGGAGCAGGTGAATAGTGCCGATTTGGAGCAGTGTTATGCTGCGCAGGTGTTGGTCTATGACGATCAGAATACCTACCTGGTGCAGGATGTGGCTGAGGAACAAGTTGTTGAAACTGAGTTGCAGGAGATGGCAGCAG TGGAGGTCTCAGTGCATGATAAAACTATTGAGGCAGCTGAAGCTCTGCTCCACATGGATTCACCAGCCAGCTTGCAGGGGGATCGCAGTACAG agGAGCTTTTATCTGAGATGGAGGTGGAAGTGAGAACTGAGGATATGGGACCTGTTGCCAAGGATATTGTTGTCCTGCAGGAGGCAGAAATgctgaaaaagaagaagagag CAGGACGAAAGCCCAGAACTCCACAAAATTGCTGTGAAGGTTCTCTGGATCTGGTCTATAAGAGGAAATCAAAAGACAGCAAGG GCTCAACTACTTACCTGTGGGAGTTCCTGTTGGACCTTCTGCAGGACAAGGAAACTTGTCCAAAATACATTAAGTGGACTCAGAAGGAGAAGGGCATATTCAAGCTTGTGGACTCCAAAGCGGTGTCTAAATTATGGGGAAGACATAAGAATAAGCCTGACATGAATTATGAAACAATGGGGAGAGCACTCAG gtatTACTACCAACGGGGCATTTTATCAAAAGTGGAAGGCCAAAGACTTGTGTACCAGTTTAAGGAGATGCCCAAAGACATTGTTTTTATTGATGACGACAACATGGATGACAGCATTGacgagggaaagagagaaaccCCAGCCGCATCCAATCGCAGCAATCCAAAAAGCAAAGGGACGCCAGTTTCTCCCACTTCTGCTGTACCTAAAATCATCAATCTATCCTCAGGACAAGATGCCTTTATGACCGTGCAACAGTCACCAGAAAACATGGCAACAGCCCCTGG GACAGTGAGGCTGGCCATGCAGGTTCCTGTTCTCATGACGACACAGGGTCAGAAAATCTCAACAGTAACTGTCAACTCGCCCTCCGTCCGGTCACCGATCCTCTCCATGCCCAACTCGGTCGCTGGGGGTAACAACGCAGGCAAAATGGTTCTTCAGGCCGTGCCAACGCTAGTGCCTGCTCAGGGGCAAAGCGGTGAAAGAATCACCTTACAGCTCATCACCCTTCCCACCATGCCCGGCAAACCCGGCACTCCCATCACTCTGAGCACGTTCTCCCCCCTCACCGTGCCTACCAGCAACGCCCAAGTCTTGAAGCTTGCCGTCCCCTCCAACATCACCACGTCCGCCTCCACAGCTCCTGCAACCGTGGTGACCTCTCAGCCAGGGGTGACCGTGGTGCCGAACGTACAGCCAGCAATGTCTTTACAGGATGTGACTATTATTAAGGTTGAATCTCCTGAGGTTTCCGTGGATCAGACAGTTAACAGTGCTGCAGAAAACACGCCGAGCACACAGACAAACCCCACAACCACACAGAGCTGA
- the elf2a gene encoding ETS-related transcription factor Elf-2a isoform X2, translating to MTSVVIVDGGGNILEYVTGDEEAQQEVCPDGVEPDGEKHCPAVIVEQVNSADLEQCYAAQVLVYDDQNTYLVQDVAEEQVVETELQEMAAVEVSVHDKTIEAAEALLHMDSPASLQGDRSTEELLSEMEVEVRTEDMGPVAKDIVVLQEAEMLKKKKRGRKPRTPQNCCEGSLDLVYKRKSKDSKGSTTYLWEFLLDLLQDKETCPKYIKWTQKEKGIFKLVDSKAVSKLWGRHKNKPDMNYETMGRALRYYYQRGILSKVEGQRLVYQFKEMPKDIVFIDDDNMDDSIDEGKRETPAASNRSNPKSKGTPVSPTSAVPKIINLSSGQDAFMTVQQSPENMATAPGTVRLAMQVPVLMTTQGQKISTVTVNSPSVRSPILSMPNSVAGGNNAGKMVLQAVPTLVPAQGQSGERITLQLITLPTMPGKPGTPITLSTFSPLTVPTSNAQVLKLAVPSNITTSASTAPATVVTSQPGVTVVPNVQPAMSLQDVTIIKVESPEVSVDQTVNSAAENTPSTQTNPTTTQS from the exons ATGACCTCTGTGGTGATAGTAGATGGAGGAGGGAATATATTGGAGTATGTCACTGGAGATGAGGAAGCCCAGCAG GAGGTTTGTCCTGATGGGGTGGAGCCTGACGGAGAGAAGCACTGTCCTGCAGTGATAGTGGAGCAGGTGAATAGTGCCGATTTGGAGCAGTGTTATGCTGCGCAGGTGTTGGTCTATGACGATCAGAATACCTACCTGGTGCAGGATGTGGCTGAGGAACAAGTTGTTGAAACTGAGTTGCAGGAGATGGCAGCAG TGGAGGTCTCAGTGCATGATAAAACTATTGAGGCAGCTGAAGCTCTGCTCCACATGGATTCACCAGCCAGCTTGCAGGGGGATCGCAGTACAG agGAGCTTTTATCTGAGATGGAGGTGGAAGTGAGAACTGAGGATATGGGACCTGTTGCCAAGGATATTGTTGTCCTGCAGGAGGCAGAAATgctgaaaaagaagaagagag GACGAAAGCCCAGAACTCCACAAAATTGCTGTGAAGGTTCTCTGGATCTGGTCTATAAGAGGAAATCAAAAGACAGCAAGG GCTCAACTACTTACCTGTGGGAGTTCCTGTTGGACCTTCTGCAGGACAAGGAAACTTGTCCAAAATACATTAAGTGGACTCAGAAGGAGAAGGGCATATTCAAGCTTGTGGACTCCAAAGCGGTGTCTAAATTATGGGGAAGACATAAGAATAAGCCTGACATGAATTATGAAACAATGGGGAGAGCACTCAG gtatTACTACCAACGGGGCATTTTATCAAAAGTGGAAGGCCAAAGACTTGTGTACCAGTTTAAGGAGATGCCCAAAGACATTGTTTTTATTGATGACGACAACATGGATGACAGCATTGacgagggaaagagagaaaccCCAGCCGCATCCAATCGCAGCAATCCAAAAAGCAAAGGGACGCCAGTTTCTCCCACTTCTGCTGTACCTAAAATCATCAATCTATCCTCAGGACAAGATGCCTTTATGACCGTGCAACAGTCACCAGAAAACATGGCAACAGCCCCTGG GACAGTGAGGCTGGCCATGCAGGTTCCTGTTCTCATGACGACACAGGGTCAGAAAATCTCAACAGTAACTGTCAACTCGCCCTCCGTCCGGTCACCGATCCTCTCCATGCCCAACTCGGTCGCTGGGGGTAACAACGCAGGCAAAATGGTTCTTCAGGCCGTGCCAACGCTAGTGCCTGCTCAGGGGCAAAGCGGTGAAAGAATCACCTTACAGCTCATCACCCTTCCCACCATGCCCGGCAAACCCGGCACTCCCATCACTCTGAGCACGTTCTCCCCCCTCACCGTGCCTACCAGCAACGCCCAAGTCTTGAAGCTTGCCGTCCCCTCCAACATCACCACGTCCGCCTCCACAGCTCCTGCAACCGTGGTGACCTCTCAGCCAGGGGTGACCGTGGTGCCGAACGTACAGCCAGCAATGTCTTTACAGGATGTGACTATTATTAAGGTTGAATCTCCTGAGGTTTCCGTGGATCAGACAGTTAACAGTGCTGCAGAAAACACGCCGAGCACACAGACAAACCCCACAACCACACAGAGCTGA
- the elf2a gene encoding ETS-related transcription factor Elf-2a isoform X3, translating to MEVSVHDKTIEAAEALLHMDSPASLQGDRSTEELLSEMEVEVRTEDMGPVAKDIVVLQEAEMLKKKKRAGRKPRTPQNCCEGSLDLVYKRKSKDSKGSTTYLWEFLLDLLQDKETCPKYIKWTQKEKGIFKLVDSKAVSKLWGRHKNKPDMNYETMGRALRYYYQRGILSKVEGQRLVYQFKEMPKDIVFIDDDNMDDSIDEGKRETPAASNRSNPKSKGTPVSPTSAVPKIINLSSGQDAFMTVQQSPENMATAPGTVRLAMQVPVLMTTQGQKISTVTVNSPSVRSPILSMPNSVAGGNNAGKMVLQAVPTLVPAQGQSGERITLQLITLPTMPGKPGTPITLSTFSPLTVPTSNAQVLKLAVPSNITTSASTAPATVVTSQPGVTVVPNVQPAMSLQDVTIIKVESPEVSVDQTVNSAAENTPSTQTNPTTTQS from the exons a TGGAGGTCTCAGTGCATGATAAAACTATTGAGGCAGCTGAAGCTCTGCTCCACATGGATTCACCAGCCAGCTTGCAGGGGGATCGCAGTACAG agGAGCTTTTATCTGAGATGGAGGTGGAAGTGAGAACTGAGGATATGGGACCTGTTGCCAAGGATATTGTTGTCCTGCAGGAGGCAGAAATgctgaaaaagaagaagagag CAGGACGAAAGCCCAGAACTCCACAAAATTGCTGTGAAGGTTCTCTGGATCTGGTCTATAAGAGGAAATCAAAAGACAGCAAGG GCTCAACTACTTACCTGTGGGAGTTCCTGTTGGACCTTCTGCAGGACAAGGAAACTTGTCCAAAATACATTAAGTGGACTCAGAAGGAGAAGGGCATATTCAAGCTTGTGGACTCCAAAGCGGTGTCTAAATTATGGGGAAGACATAAGAATAAGCCTGACATGAATTATGAAACAATGGGGAGAGCACTCAG gtatTACTACCAACGGGGCATTTTATCAAAAGTGGAAGGCCAAAGACTTGTGTACCAGTTTAAGGAGATGCCCAAAGACATTGTTTTTATTGATGACGACAACATGGATGACAGCATTGacgagggaaagagagaaaccCCAGCCGCATCCAATCGCAGCAATCCAAAAAGCAAAGGGACGCCAGTTTCTCCCACTTCTGCTGTACCTAAAATCATCAATCTATCCTCAGGACAAGATGCCTTTATGACCGTGCAACAGTCACCAGAAAACATGGCAACAGCCCCTGG GACAGTGAGGCTGGCCATGCAGGTTCCTGTTCTCATGACGACACAGGGTCAGAAAATCTCAACAGTAACTGTCAACTCGCCCTCCGTCCGGTCACCGATCCTCTCCATGCCCAACTCGGTCGCTGGGGGTAACAACGCAGGCAAAATGGTTCTTCAGGCCGTGCCAACGCTAGTGCCTGCTCAGGGGCAAAGCGGTGAAAGAATCACCTTACAGCTCATCACCCTTCCCACCATGCCCGGCAAACCCGGCACTCCCATCACTCTGAGCACGTTCTCCCCCCTCACCGTGCCTACCAGCAACGCCCAAGTCTTGAAGCTTGCCGTCCCCTCCAACATCACCACGTCCGCCTCCACAGCTCCTGCAACCGTGGTGACCTCTCAGCCAGGGGTGACCGTGGTGCCGAACGTACAGCCAGCAATGTCTTTACAGGATGTGACTATTATTAAGGTTGAATCTCCTGAGGTTTCCGTGGATCAGACAGTTAACAGTGCTGCAGAAAACACGCCGAGCACACAGACAAACCCCACAACCACACAGAGCTGA